One segment of Paraburkholderia caribensis DNA contains the following:
- a CDS encoding DNA-3-methyladenine glycosylase has protein sequence MKKTTLSLCPLHRNDLPIDTVDLARFLLGKYLVHDLDEGRAAGRIVDTEAYPIGDSTNHAYPGRRAYNGSMFLEHGHAYVRLTYGIYNVINVVSEREGTGAAALIRALEPVEGIEQMQARRPDAKLRDLARGPGRLALALGIDLSFDGADLCTGRGLWLGAAGNAHTPIAVTTRIGIARETHRLLRFYVPGSPFVSGPRRLLSAETLPPA, from the coding sequence ATGAAGAAGACGACGCTTTCCCTCTGTCCTCTACACCGCAACGATCTCCCCATCGATACGGTTGACCTCGCGCGCTTCCTGCTGGGTAAATACCTGGTCCACGACCTGGACGAGGGGCGGGCAGCGGGGCGGATCGTCGACACCGAGGCGTATCCCATCGGCGATTCGACCAATCATGCGTATCCGGGGCGGCGTGCGTACAACGGCTCGATGTTCCTCGAACACGGGCATGCTTATGTGCGGCTCACGTACGGCATCTACAACGTGATCAACGTGGTCAGTGAACGGGAAGGCACGGGCGCTGCCGCGTTGATTCGCGCGCTCGAGCCGGTCGAGGGCATCGAACAGATGCAGGCGCGCCGGCCGGACGCAAAGCTGCGCGATCTGGCGCGTGGCCCGGGACGGCTGGCGCTCGCGCTGGGCATCGATCTGAGCTTCGACGGCGCCGACCTTTGCACCGGGCGCGGGCTATGGCTCGGCGCGGCGGGCAACGCGCACACGCCGATCGCCGTGACGACGCGCATCGGGATCGCGCGGGAGACGCATCGGCTGCTGCGCTTCTATGTGCCGGGTAGTCCGTTCGTCAGCGGGCCGCGCAGGTTGCTGTCGGCAGAAACGCTGCCGCCCGCGTGA
- a CDS encoding DUF4148 domain-containing protein, whose product MKSLIKAVAIAAVLAIPAVSFAQSNQPVTRAQVRAELVQLEKAGYNPATAVDSTYPADIQAAEARVQAQNGAVAQAPVADTGYGASTNGSSQSGAAKTLSPAQDVYFGH is encoded by the coding sequence ATGAAATCGCTGATCAAGGCTGTCGCCATCGCTGCTGTTCTCGCCATCCCCGCCGTCTCGTTCGCCCAGTCGAACCAGCCCGTGACCCGCGCGCAAGTCCGCGCCGAACTGGTCCAGCTGGAAAAAGCGGGCTACAACCCGGCAACGGCTGTCGATTCGACCTATCCGGCCGACATCCAGGCTGCTGAAGCACGCGTTCAGGCGCAAAACGGTGCGGTTGCGCAAGCGCCTGTCGCCGACACGGGCTACGGCGCGTCGACGAACGGTTCGTCGCAATCGGGCGCGGCCAAAACGCTGAGCCCGGCGCAAGACGTCTACTTCGGTCATTGA
- a CDS encoding CBS domain-containing protein encodes MTSVAQVLKSKPTQEVHTIEASDSVYNAIKLMAEKQIGALIVKENGAIAGIVTERDYARKIVLMDRSSKTTPVRDIMSSAVRFVRPDQTTDECMALMTERRMRHLPVLDNEEQLIGMVSIGDLVKTIIAEQQFTIQQLEHYIHSS; translated from the coding sequence ATGACTAGCGTCGCACAAGTCCTCAAATCGAAGCCGACTCAAGAGGTCCACACGATCGAGGCATCCGATTCCGTCTACAACGCCATCAAGCTGATGGCCGAAAAACAGATCGGTGCATTGATCGTCAAGGAAAACGGGGCGATCGCGGGGATCGTCACCGAACGCGACTATGCGCGCAAGATCGTGCTGATGGATCGCTCGTCGAAGACGACGCCCGTGCGCGACATCATGAGCAGCGCCGTGCGCTTCGTGCGCCCGGACCAGACCACGGACGAATGCATGGCGTTGATGACCGAGCGCCGCATGCGTCACCTGCCTGTGCTCGACAACGAAGAACAGTTGATCGGCATGGTGTCGATCGGCGACCTCGTGAAAACCATCATCGCCGAGCAGCAGTTCACCATCCAGCAGCTCGAACATTACATCCATAGCAGCTGA
- the ribA gene encoding GTP cyclohydrolase II codes for MPMSHDPSLADGAITGECVTLDACATLPTRYGTFESYVFRVNDSGAEHFALVMGDVENKQSVLTRLHSECLTGDVLGSYRCDCGEQLDLALRYIAAEGCGVLLYLRGHEGRGIGLSNKIRAYALQQQGRDTVEANLDLGLPDDSREYDSAAAILRLLKVTSVRLMSNNPKKFDSLSKHGIPVCERVALAIPMREENERYIRTKQVKFGHYFEENE; via the coding sequence ATGCCCATGTCTCACGATCCGTCGCTCGCTGACGGCGCAATCACCGGCGAATGCGTCACACTCGACGCCTGCGCCACGCTTCCCACCCGCTACGGCACCTTCGAATCTTATGTGTTCCGCGTGAACGACTCGGGCGCCGAGCATTTCGCGCTCGTGATGGGCGATGTCGAGAATAAACAGTCGGTGCTCACGCGCCTGCATTCGGAGTGTCTGACGGGCGACGTGCTCGGTTCATACCGTTGCGACTGCGGCGAGCAACTGGACCTCGCGCTGCGCTACATCGCGGCGGAGGGCTGTGGCGTGCTGCTGTATCTGCGTGGCCACGAAGGGCGCGGCATCGGCCTGTCGAACAAGATCCGCGCGTATGCGCTGCAGCAGCAGGGCCGCGACACCGTCGAGGCGAATCTCGATCTCGGCCTGCCCGACGACTCGCGCGAGTACGATTCGGCGGCCGCGATTCTGCGCCTGCTGAAGGTGACGTCGGTGCGTCTGATGAGCAACAACCCGAAGAAGTTCGACTCACTGTCGAAGCACGGTATCCCCGTTTGCGAACGTGTCGCACTCGCCATTCCGATGCGCGAAGAAAACGAGCGTTATATCCGCACCAAGCAGGTGAAGTTCGGGCATTACTTCGAGGAAAACGAATAG
- a CDS encoding ATP-grasp fold amidoligase family protein, translating to MKTLLPDLLFLSLLHRKLVGRYPNLRRPRTFNEHILMRSLKPDPRYAALTDKIAVRDYVARTLGESYLIPLIAVPGEFTREVFNSLPQSFVMKANHGSTFVEIVRDKSEVTYEHLAGLADRWLTTEFYHVSRERHYKEIQPRLFFEKLLLDRSGQVPADYKVHVFRRKGMRPVMYIVQISDRFGPFPRGNVYDVDWNYLDVTIGDYARSATPEPPPPNLSEILVAADKLSRDFDYVRVDLYAPDNALFFGELTFTPGAGVVPMFPDQVDFAWGELMDACS from the coding sequence ATGAAGACGTTATTGCCCGATCTGCTATTTCTCTCGCTATTGCATCGGAAACTCGTGGGCCGCTACCCCAACCTTCGACGGCCGCGCACGTTCAACGAACATATTCTCATGCGGAGCCTTAAGCCCGATCCGCGCTATGCCGCCTTGACCGACAAGATCGCTGTGCGCGATTACGTCGCGCGCACGCTCGGCGAGTCTTATCTTATCCCGCTGATTGCGGTTCCAGGCGAATTCACTCGCGAGGTTTTCAACTCCCTGCCGCAATCGTTCGTCATGAAGGCAAATCACGGCAGCACGTTCGTCGAAATCGTGCGCGACAAATCGGAGGTGACGTACGAACATCTGGCGGGTCTCGCAGACCGCTGGCTGACAACGGAGTTCTACCATGTGTCGCGCGAGCGCCATTACAAGGAAATCCAGCCGAGACTGTTCTTCGAAAAACTGCTGCTCGACAGGTCGGGCCAGGTGCCCGCCGATTACAAGGTGCATGTCTTCCGACGCAAGGGCATGCGTCCCGTGATGTACATCGTGCAGATCTCCGACCGCTTCGGCCCGTTTCCGCGTGGCAACGTGTATGACGTCGACTGGAATTATCTCGACGTCACGATTGGAGACTATGCGCGCAGCGCGACACCCGAACCGCCGCCGCCCAACCTGTCCGAGATCCTTGTAGCAGCGGACAAACTCTCGCGGGATTTCGATTACGTGCGCGTCGATCTCTATGCCCCGGACAATGCGCTGTTTTTTGGCGAACTGACTTTCACACCTGGCGCGGGGGTCGTACCGATGTTTCCCGATCAGGTCGATTTCGCGTGGGGCGAACTCATGGACGCATGTTCATGA
- a CDS encoding tyrosinase family protein: protein MQANTNAADPNSWQYWTNVHANYCPHKQPYFLAWHRGYLYYLERQIRLVSGDVGFTLPYWDWFTNPHVPAEFTDQASGNPLYCPRLNTNVYSALDLSPWASSTVNFQRGTVNSFEEKFETAPHNPVHNIIGNAMATMQSPRDPIFYLHHANVDRLWHAWALPDGRTMPVPSDPYWAGTFTYASGLTILKEQTYSARTRLGYDYDRASRPTTMPPQAQVGRIIRVQASIGLSRSRPATGSFPATAARNIDTGVRSIGGVKGVTLREQSTTARVTGEAASTAPVQQLLSATAAPLAAAEHGDRSSAASVNGAAAGRYRSVRIVFDDISLTQAGAAGGYYYNVYLNLPDRFDTDTARQQNLLGTFGAFEIAGASHHGMVMLDYPATASLLKSGNGASRDYYVTLERVNGPNAPQGAVISVGEIRVELSTEPAYIVSPARSRAPTDAPY from the coding sequence ATGCAGGCGAATACGAACGCGGCGGACCCGAATTCCTGGCAATACTGGACTAACGTTCACGCCAATTATTGTCCGCACAAGCAGCCGTACTTTCTCGCGTGGCATCGCGGTTATCTGTATTACCTCGAGCGCCAGATAAGGCTCGTTTCGGGCGATGTGGGCTTTACTCTGCCGTATTGGGACTGGTTCACGAATCCACATGTGCCCGCCGAATTCACGGATCAGGCGAGTGGCAATCCGCTTTACTGTCCTCGCCTGAACACCAATGTCTATAGCGCGCTCGATCTTTCACCCTGGGCATCCAGTACCGTGAATTTCCAGCGCGGCACCGTCAACTCGTTCGAAGAAAAGTTCGAGACGGCGCCGCACAACCCGGTGCACAACATCATTGGCAATGCGATGGCCACAATGCAGTCGCCTCGCGATCCGATCTTTTATCTGCATCACGCGAACGTCGACCGTCTGTGGCATGCATGGGCGCTCCCCGACGGTCGAACGATGCCCGTGCCAAGCGATCCGTACTGGGCGGGCACGTTCACTTACGCAAGCGGCCTGACGATCCTCAAGGAGCAGACCTACTCGGCACGTACCCGTCTGGGTTACGACTACGACAGAGCGTCGCGTCCGACGACCATGCCGCCGCAGGCACAGGTGGGGCGCATCATTCGCGTGCAGGCAAGCATTGGCCTTTCGCGCAGTCGCCCGGCAACCGGCTCCTTCCCCGCCACGGCTGCTCGCAACATCGACACGGGCGTGCGCTCGATCGGCGGCGTGAAAGGCGTCACGCTGCGCGAACAGTCGACGACGGCGCGCGTCACCGGCGAGGCCGCATCGACGGCGCCTGTTCAGCAGCTGCTATCCGCCACAGCCGCGCCGCTCGCGGCCGCTGAACACGGCGATCGCTCCTCGGCTGCGTCTGTCAACGGAGCAGCAGCCGGACGATACCGTTCGGTGCGGATCGTGTTCGACGACATCTCGTTGACGCAAGCGGGCGCGGCGGGCGGCTATTACTACAACGTCTATCTGAATCTGCCCGACAGGTTCGACACCGATACGGCGCGCCAGCAAAACCTTCTAGGCACGTTCGGCGCGTTCGAAATCGCCGGGGCATCGCATCACGGCATGGTCATGCTCGACTATCCCGCCACGGCTTCGTTGCTGAAGTCGGGAAATGGCGCGTCGCGCGACTACTACGTGACGCTCGAACGGGTCAACGGGCCGAATGCGCCCCAAGGGGCCGTGATCAGCGTCGGCGAGATCCGCGTCGAGCTGTCCACTGAACCGGCTTACATTGTGTCTCCTGCGCGCAGCCGCGCGCCTACGGACGCACCGTATTGA